The following coding sequences are from one Haliotis asinina isolate JCU_RB_2024 chromosome 3, JCU_Hal_asi_v2, whole genome shotgun sequence window:
- the LOC137277457 gene encoding uncharacterized protein: MEIEKEKELELERFEMEKEIQLKKLQVDREIALKKLENPSHTSDIPSFDIARHARLVPPFNEKEVDKYFLHFEKVAENLKWPRESWTMLLQTVLKGKAQDAYSALSVQQSSDYDLVKSGSEKSFVSEMKRAILLEEVKYMLANDIIEPSDSSWSSPCVLVPKSKRDRAKKILAFTKPDGLYQYKAMPFGLKNTPATFQRLVNNVTSGLDRVEAYMDDVMG, from the exons ATGGAAATAGAAAAGGAAAAAGAGTTGGAATTGGAAAGgtttgagatggagaaagaaatacaattgaagaaattgcaAGTTGATAGAGAAATTGCTttgaaaaaacttgaaaacccttctcaTACCTCAGATATTCCCTCATTTGACATTGCAAGACATGCTAGGCTTGTACCtccttttaatgagaaagaagtagacaaatattttctacattttgagaaagttgctgaaaatctcaagtggcctagggagtcatggactatgctGTTGCAAACGGTTctgaagggtaaagctcaggatgcttattcagccttgtcagtacagcaaagttcagattatgatcttgtcaaga gtggttctgagaAGAGTTTTGTCAgtgaga TGAAGCGTGCAATTCTACTGGAggaggtgaaatacatgctggccaatgacattattgaaccaaGTGACAGTTCatggagttcaccatgtgttcttgtgccgaagaGTAAACGTG accgtgcaaagaaaatattggCATTCACGAaaccagatggactgtatcagtACAAGGCgatgccgtttggtctgaagaacacgccagcgacgttccagagactcgtcaacaatgtcacatcaggccttgatcgtgtcgaggcttacatggatgatgtgATGGGATGA